The Chlorocebus sabaeus isolate Y175 chromosome 14, mChlSab1.0.hap1, whole genome shotgun sequence genome segment CCCAGGTTGTGTCTGTGAGGATCTGAGGCCACTGGTATTCCCAGCCCCAGCCTTTGTCGCAGCCGTGGCCTTGAGCCCAGCCGAATGGGGGGATGAAGATGGAGACGACGAAATCTACTTCTTCTTTACGGAGACTTCCCGAGCATTTGACTCATACGAGCGCATTAAAGTCCCACGGGTGGCCCGTGTGTGTGCGGTGAGACCCCATCCCAGCTGTCTGTCTGTCGTCTCCTGCTCTGTCTGTCCCCCTGTCTTATCTTTTCCTCTTTGGGTCTCTGTCTTTAAATCTCTCCCGTGTCTCCTATTTTCTCTGCCTTGACTTCTCTTCTGGGAGCTTGAGGAATGTGAGAGAGAGGCTTTGGCCTCTTTGACACCCACAATTACCCTTGTGACACACTGTCTACAGGAGGTGGACTAGTGTAGAGGTTAAAGGGAGGAACTGGTGACAGACCAGGGTTCAAGTCCCTGCTCCACCCACCACTTAACTGCCTTTGCAACTCTGTCCAGGTTCTTTAGTGTCTTTGAAACTTGTCTATAAAAAGAGGATAATAATGATGCCTGTCTGTGAGGGCTGTTTGAGTATTAAGTGAGGTAACTTACGTAAAACACATAATGTAGTACTTTATAAGTGCACAGTTAACTTAGTCACTGTCATTGTTATTGTGACCCCTTCACCCCCGTATCTCATTATCCCTGCAGCTACTCTGTGTGGCTCCCTGTCCTTGCATTTGTATGCATCTGTCTCCCCATCTGTCTGTGTCTGGCCTGAAGTCAGAAGGAAACTTAAATTGGTCTCCATGCTCCTTGCCCAATGATGGTCATCTAAAGAGAATCTCCCATGTGTTCATCACCGCAGGGGGACCTTGGGGGCCGGAAGACTCTCCAGCAGAGATGGACGACGTTTTTGAAAGCTGACCTGCTCTGTCCAGGGCCTGAGCATGGCCGGGCCTCCAGTGTCCTGCAGGATGTTGCTGTGCTTCGACCTGAGCTTGGGGCAGGGACTCCCATCTTTTATGGCATCTTTTCTTCCCAGTGGTGAGGGGTCTTGGTGTGGAGGAGAGTTACAGGGTGGGAGATAAGTGGGGATGGCACAATGTCAGTGTTGTCTCTTCCAGAGGGGGCAGGCTGTCCCGCCTTTGGCTGCATGGCTCGCTGTGTGTTTCTCAGGGGTCATCTCATTTGACAAGGGATGAGTTGCTATCCCCTAGACCCCTCCAGATATCCAGCTCCAACCTGTGAATTCCAGGGAGGGGGCTGCCATTTCTGCTGTCTGTTCCTTCCGACCACAAGACATTCGGACAGTGCTGAACGGTCCCTTCAGAGAACTAAAACATGACTGCAACAGAGGACTTCCTGTCATGGACAACGATGTGCCCCAGCCAAGACCTGGAGAGGTGAGGGGGCAGATCTTCATTCTAGGCCTGAAGTAGAGAGCTGCTATTAAGGCAAGAGCCCCACCAAGCCTCACTGGCATGTCCTGTTCGTGGGAAACTTTGTCACCACCCCTGTATTTCCTCTAGTGCATCACCAACAACATGAAGCTCCGGCACTTTGGCTCATCTCTCTCCCTGCCTGACCGTGTACTCACCTTCATCCGGGACCACCCACTCATGGACAGGCCAGTGTTTCCAGCTGATGGCCACCCCCTGCTGGTCACTACAGATACAGCCTATCTCAGAGTCGTGGCCCACAGGGTGACCAGCCTCTCAGGGAAAGAGTATGATGTGCTCTACCTGGGGACAGGTATATTTAGTGGTCAAGCCTACCTAGTGCATACACATTCTCGTCACAGAGAGAGTACTGTAATACATATATGTCTGAGTCCCAGGCACAGGGGCAATTATGTCATTATTATTGTTCCTTTCCTGTCCCCTAGAGGATGGACACCTCCATCGAGCAGTGCGGATCGGAGCTCAGCTCAGCGTTCTTGAAGATGTGGCCTTATTCCCAGAGCCACAGCCAGTTGAGAACATGAAATTGTACCACGTGAGTTGTAGATTTTGGAGAATCTATTGGGGAGACATCTGAGTCCAGAGCCAGTTTGTGACCCTGAGGTCTGGGAGATCCAGTGTattccccttcccccctccctttttGTAGAGCTGGCTCCTGGTTGGCTCCCGTACTGAGGTGACACAAGTGAATACAACCAACTGTGGCCGTCTCCAGAGCTGCTCAGAATGCATCCTGGCCCAGGACCCAGTCTGTGCCTGGAGCTTCCGGCTGGATGAGTGTGTGGCCCATGCTGGGCAGCACCGAGGGTGAGTGTAGCTGCTTGGATTTCTTGCTTACTGTGCCAGGGCTCTGTCCCATCCATATGTCTATGTTTCTCATCTGTTAATGCTGCCCTGCCAgaggctgttttctttttctgtctgttaGTGTCTACATCACTCATGTGTCCTTCTGTCAGTCCATACTAACTCATCTGTTTGTCCATCTAGTGCCACCTCATCAATGTCCTTGCCTCTTGCCTCTCTGCTGGACCTGCCTTGACCTGACAGTGTGCTATCTCTAGTGGATGCTTCTTAGTTTTCATCTTACAAGAGCTCTTAGAAGTGTTTTCACAGTTGTCCACTCCCTCTTTCCTTGAAATACTTTACTCTTGCTCTCTATGACTCTGCATTCTTTGGTCTCCTTTACTTTCCCATCCAACTACTGAATGTTGATATTCCTCAGGGTTCAGTCCTGCACCCATTCTCTTTACACTTTCATGCTATCTCTAGGCAGTTTTATTCTCATTACTTTCAATACCATCTGACTGCTAATGACAACCACAAATATATCTAGTTGAACTGTGGAACTCCCCATCCAACTGTCTACTTGATATTCCCTTTGGATGCTTCATAAGCAACTCAAATTTAGCAAATCAAAGTGTGCGGTattgtttcctctttctctcacatGCTCCTCCTCTGGTTTTCCTCATTCCAGTAAAGGGACCTCCATGCATCCAGTTGCTCAAGCCAGAAATTGCCCACATTGTATTATGATTTGTACTGATTCTAGCCCCCAAACGTCCTTAGTCCACCCTCTTCTCTCCACCTCTACTGCTACCACTCTAGTCCAAGCCATCATTGCTTCTTAACTGGACTACTCTAATAATCTAATTGGTCTTCTTTTGACCATTTTGGGCTGCTACCATCCATTTTCCATTTAGCAACTTAAAAGCATATGTCACATTGAAGCAAATCCCTGACATCATATCATATTCATCTTAAATATCTCAATATGTATCTCTACTAGATaaggaccctttttttttttttttttttttttttttttttagacggagtctcgctctgttgcccaggctggagtgcagtgacgccatcttggctcaccacaacctccgcctcccttattcaagtgattctcctgcttcagcctcccgaatagctgggattacaggtgcccaccaccacgcccagctaatttttgtattttcagtagagatgaggtttcactatgttggccagcctggtctggaactcctgacctcacgcaatccactcgccttggcctcccaaagtgctggaattacaggcgtgagccactccgccTAGCCCAGGACTCTTAAAAACATCTTATTGTGGGAAAGTTCAATCATAGCCAAAAGTAGAGAGAATTGTGTAATGAATTTCCATGCATCCATCCCTCAGCTTCAACAACCATCAGCTTCTGGTCAATCTTGTCTCTTCAGTACGTGTACTCATTCCCaactattttgaagcaaatcctgAACATCATTTCACTTCATCCATAAATCTTTCTGTCTATATCTCTAACATACAagggtttaaaaaagaaaaaaccatattACCATTATCATACCAAAAACTTACTTTCTTAATGTCATCAAATATCCAGTCAATGTTCTGATTTCTtcaattgcatatatttaagaaatagttTATGTCAGTATCCAAATAATGCTTATTAATTGTAATTGGTTGATATGTTTCTTAAGTGTCTTTTAATCATTGAGATCTTCCAgtgaagtatttttaattacttgATTTGGAAGTGTTTTTGCAAACTGACCTGGAGATTTCCTATTTTGAAGTCCAGTTAATTTATAGCATATTTGTATACTACAGAACCTCAAGTATATACAGAACCCCAGAATATTACAGAACCCCATGGCTACACATTCTTTAGAGGTAAAAGTACTTGTCTTTTGGAATAAAACAGATTAATTCACACATGTCAAAACAgagtgaaatgtttaaaatgataacTGATCTGTAGGGCTAGATACGAAAGAAAAAACTGACATATAATTAGAATAGTcataacatttaattttgtttttctgacattTGTCTTTAATTATAAGTGTAAAATCTTATGCCATCTCTTGATCAGATTCTTGACTTTTTGCCAGTTGGGGATATAAAGTAATTCTTGGATGACAGGCTTGGCCAGCTTTGCCTTTTTGGTTAAGAACTTTAACCTGGTCTTTTAGTTTTCTGGGGGAGAATTTTTAAACATCTAAGACAAAAGCAAGGGCTTTATTCTGtcctttattgttttaatttccattaaaataagAATTCACTGGTCTTAGATATCCTCTATACTTGAGCTTCAAGGATTCCCTTAAGGTATACGTGagtagggggaggggggagagtgtggggtgtgtgtttATGCCAGTGTTCTGGGTTGTTCTTATGTACATTTCCCATACCTCAGTTCATCCAAGGGAGAAGAACATAGACTGTGAAGTTCCTGTGGCAGCAGCTGTACATGTGGTCTTCCTGTGTTCCTCACTCTCAGCTAGACTAATCAACCTTGGTTTTACCCAAGAAACTTCCATCTATTCATACCAGTCTTGGAGCTCATTTCAGGGACCTCAATTCATATTGAAGGAGTTCCTACTCAGATGAGTCTGTGTTTGATTGAGGCTTTGTATGTTCAGACCTTTTACCTGGCCTTCACTGACAACCCTAGTAGGGGTCTCATTGACTTCCTGGCCTCTGGGAGTGGTGCCAGAGAGTTCAGCAGTGAGCAGTCCATCTTGCTGTCCTCCATCAGATATAGTCCACCCAAATCCTGGAAGTACCAGGACTGTGCTATTTGAAACAGATCCATTCAAATAACACATAGGCC includes the following:
- the SEMA4F gene encoding semaphorin-4F isoform X4; the encoded protein is MPASDARPRPGPGPPAASPFPLLLLAVLSGPVSGRVPRSVPRTSLPISGGVLYAATVKNYLGTEPIITRAVGRAEDWIRTDTLPSWLNAPAFVAAVALSPAEWGDEDGDDEIYFFFTETSRAFDSYERIKVPRVARVCAGDLGGRKTLQQRWTTFLKADLLCPGPEHGRASSVLQDVAVLRPELGAGTPIFYGIFSSQWEGAAISAVCSFRPQDIRTVLNGPFRELKHDCNRGLPVMDNDVPQPRPGECITNNMKLRHFGSSLSLPDRVLTFIRDHPLMDRPVFPADGHPLLVTTDTAYLRVVAHRVTSLSGKEYDVLYLGTEDGHLHRAVRIGAQLSVLEDVALFPEPQPVENMKLYHSWLLVGSRTEVTQVNTTNCGRLQSCSECILAQDPVCAWSFRLDECVAHAGQHRGLVQDIESADVSSLCPKEPGERPVVFEVPVATAAHVVLPCSPSSAWASCVWHQPSGVTVLTPRRDGLEVVVTPGAMGAYACECQEGGAARVVAAYSLVWGSQRDAPSRAHTVGAGLAGFFLGVLAASLTLLLIGRRQQRRRQRELLARDKVGLDLGAPPSGTTSYSQDPPSPSPEDERLPLALAKRGSGFGGFSPPFLLDPCPSPAHIRLTGAPLATCDETSI